One Prinia subflava isolate CZ2003 ecotype Zambia chromosome 9, Cam_Psub_1.2, whole genome shotgun sequence DNA segment encodes these proteins:
- the ANXA7 gene encoding annexin A7, with the protein MSYPGYPPSDGYPAFPGYPPTGQESVYPPAGQYTYPAVPGGFPPSGGGTYPAAPNAGFPGAAGYPAPGGYPASGGFPGAPQAGGMPPYPGGPGFAVPPTGPGFGGYPQQPPAQSYAGGGPAQIPGFPGGQVPSPMPGPPAAMVQCTQGTIQAAPNFDAGRDAEILRKAMKGFGTDEQAIINVVANRSNDQRQKIKAAFKTMYGKDLIKDLKSELSGNVEELILALFMPSTYYDAWSLRHAMKGAGTQESVLIEILCTRTNQEIREIVNCYKSEFGRDIEEDIRSDTSGHFERLLVSMCQGNRDENQTVDYQKAQEDAQRLYQAGEGRLGTDESCFNMVLASRSFPQLKATIEAYSRIANRDLLSSIDREFSGNVERGLKTIVQCALNRPAFFAERLYYSMKGAGTDDSTLIRIVVTRSEIDLVQIKQIFTQMYQKTLATMIASDTSGDYRKLLLAIVGQ; encoded by the exons CCGACAGGACAGGAGTCTGTCTATCCACCAGCTGGTCAGTACACCTATCCTGCTGTTCCTGGAGGATTCCCTCCATCAGGAGGAGGGACCTATCCTGCAGCACCGAATGCTGGCtttccaggggcagcaggataTCCTGCCCCGGGGGGCTACCCTGCTTCAGGGGGCTTCCCTGGAGCTCCCCAGGCTGGAGGAATGCCACCTTATCCTGGAG GCCCTGGCTTTGCTGTGCCTCCCACTGGGCCTGGCTTTGGTGGCTAtccacagcagcctcctgcccaaAGCTATGCTGGAGGTGGACCTGCACAAATCCCAG GATTTCCTGGTGGACAAGTACCATCCCCAATGCCTGGTCCG CCTGCTGCAATGGTTCAGTGTACCCAGGGTACAATTCAAGCTGCTCCAAACTTCGATGCTGGAAGGGATGCAGAAATTCTACGCAAAGCTATGAAGGGTTTTG GAACTGATGAGCAGGCCATCATAAATGTTGTTGCCAACCGCTCCAACGATCAAAGGcaaaaaatcaaagcagcttTCAAGACTATGTATGGCAAG GATTTAATTAAAGACCTGAAGTCTGAGCTAAGTGGTAATGTGGAGGAATTGATTCTGGCCCTCTTCATGCCGAGTACGTACTATGATGCCTGGAGTTTACGTCATGCGATGAAG GGAGCAGGCACGCAGGAGAGCGTGTTGATTGAAATCCTTTGCACAAGGACAAACCAGGAAATTCGTGAAATAGTCAACTGCTATAAATCAGAATTTGGAAGGGACATTGAAGAAGACATCAGATCAGACACTTCAGGACACTTTGAACGATTACTTGTATCTATGTGCCAA GGTAATCGTGATGAGAATCAAACTGTGGATTATCAAAAAGCTCAAGAAGATGCTCAGCGTCTGTACCAAGCGGGTGAAGGAAGACTTGGGACTGATGAATCTTGCTTTAATATGGTTCTGGCAAGCAGAAGTTTTCCCCAGCTGAAAGCAACAATTGAGGCATACTCCAGG ATTGCTAATCGTGATTTATTAAGCAGCATTGACCGAGAATTTTCTGGAAATGTGGAACGTGGTTTGAAGACTATTG TGCAATGTGCTTTAAATCGCCCAGCCTTTTTTGCAGAAAGACTTTATTATTCTATGAAGGGAGCTGGCACAGATGATTCTACCCTCATCAGAATTGTAGTCACTCGCAGTGAG ATTGACCTGGTGCAAATTAAACAGATATTCACACAGATGTATCAGAAGACATTGGCTACAATGATAGCAAGTGATACAAGCGGTGATTACCGGAAGTTGCTGCTGGCAATTGTTGGGCAATAG